A stretch of DNA from Bacillota bacterium:
TTAAAATTTTATAAAGGGGGTTTTTATAATGTGGATGTTATTTTTAGAAGCGAAAAATATTTTTGAGTCTGAAGACGGGCAAGGTATGGTTGAGTATGGTCTTATAATCGGACTGATATCTGTTGCTGCAATTGCAGTAATCCTGCTCTTCGGGCCTCAGATCGTAGCTGTTTTCCAAAAAGCTTTAGACGGGCTGACCAGCGCTGCAACGTAATATCTTAATCCGCCTGTAGTTATACTACAGGTGGGACCTAAGACGCAAAATATAA
This window harbors:
- a CDS encoding Flp family type IVb pilin encodes the protein MWMLFLEAKNIFESEDGQGMVEYGLIIGLISVAAIAVILLFGPQIVAVFQKALDGLTSAAT